In Gemmata obscuriglobus, a single genomic region encodes these proteins:
- a CDS encoding LysR family transcriptional regulator yields MELHQLRYFVAVAETGSFTRAAEREDVTQPTLSEQIMRLESKPHGVGRRLFDRLGRKVVLTDAGRELLGHAQGILAAVKEAERAVRDSAEGGSLRVGAIPTIAPFLLPGTVTRFRKDHPNVQLQLKEDLTERLLADLLAGELDVALMAMPVRDDRLHVEKLFAEPLVMALPAKHELASKTEVKLADVLEEPFILLDDMHCFGDQVLSLCHRGGLEPRVVCRGEQIVTLLAMVAAGQGVSIVPEMAATADTSKQCAYRPLGKPTPVRTLCAVWHKQRFRPPSLRALVDMAKR; encoded by the coding sequence ATGGAGCTTCATCAGCTCCGGTATTTCGTTGCGGTGGCCGAAACGGGCAGCTTTACCCGCGCCGCGGAGCGCGAGGACGTGACCCAGCCGACGCTCAGCGAGCAGATCATGCGGCTCGAGAGCAAGCCGCACGGGGTGGGCCGGCGGCTGTTCGACCGGCTCGGGCGGAAGGTGGTCCTCACCGACGCCGGGCGGGAGCTGCTGGGACACGCCCAGGGGATTCTGGCCGCGGTCAAAGAGGCCGAGCGCGCGGTCCGCGACTCCGCGGAGGGCGGGTCGTTGCGCGTCGGGGCGATTCCGACCATCGCACCCTTTCTGCTGCCGGGCACGGTGACGCGGTTCCGCAAGGACCACCCGAACGTGCAGTTGCAACTGAAGGAGGACCTCACCGAGCGGCTGCTGGCCGACCTGTTGGCCGGTGAACTCGACGTGGCGCTGATGGCGATGCCGGTCCGCGACGACCGGTTGCACGTCGAGAAACTGTTCGCGGAACCGCTGGTGATGGCACTACCGGCGAAACACGAACTCGCGTCCAAGACCGAGGTGAAGCTGGCCGACGTGCTGGAGGAGCCGTTCATCCTGCTGGACGACATGCACTGCTTCGGCGACCAGGTGCTGAGCCTGTGTCACCGGGGCGGGCTCGAACCGAGGGTGGTGTGCCGGGGCGAGCAGATCGTGACACTGCTGGCGATGGTCGCGGCGGGCCAGGGCGTGTCGATCGTTCCCGAGATGGCCGCGACCGCCGACACGAGCAAGCAGTGCGCGTACCGGCCGCTGGGCAAGCCGACGCCCGTGCGCACGTTGTGTGCGGTGTGGCACAAGCAGCGGTTCCGCCCGCCGTCGCTGCGGGCGCTCGTGGACATGGCCAAGCGGTAA